A section of the Roseivirga sp. BDSF3-8 genome encodes:
- a CDS encoding TlpA family protein disulfide reductase, with protein MSFWQKNKRWIEIALWVLIPGTLYLTGYHVEVIGGAQRLLLMTGLVSPDMYGEEAAEPKHRADQSLTLTNTEGQQITLTEFEGKVVFLNFWATWCPPCVAEIPGIDKLQQDMASDKIAFMLVNTDNDEQKMKAFLKRKDYEDLPVYRPFPSVNQIPASYRTGAIPTTIVIDKDGYIRLRQEGMADFDTDEFRQFLTELAEQD; from the coding sequence ATGAGTTTTTGGCAGAAAAATAAGCGCTGGATAGAAATTGCATTGTGGGTACTAATACCGGGTACACTTTATCTTACAGGCTATCATGTAGAGGTGATAGGAGGGGCTCAGAGACTTTTGCTTATGACAGGACTGGTAAGTCCGGATATGTATGGAGAAGAGGCAGCCGAGCCAAAGCACCGGGCTGATCAAAGTCTAACACTGACCAACACAGAGGGGCAGCAGATTACCCTGACTGAATTTGAGGGTAAGGTGGTATTCCTGAATTTCTGGGCTACCTGGTGTCCGCCATGTGTGGCTGAAATACCCGGTATAGATAAGCTACAGCAAGACATGGCTTCCGATAAAATCGCCTTTATGCTGGTGAATACGGATAACGATGAACAAAAGATGAAAGCCTTTCTTAAGCGTAAGGATTATGAAGATTTACCAGTGTATAGGCCCTTTCCTTCTGTGAATCAAATACCTGCCAGTTACCGGACCGGGGCCATTCCTACTACCATCGTTATAGATAAAGATGGGTATATCAGACTGAGGCAGGAGGGTATGGCCGATTTCGATACAGACGAATTCCGGCAGTTTTTAACCGAACTGGCAGAGCAGGATTAA
- a CDS encoding acyl transferase, whose product MGIDNIRNNLLRMQERNFESVAMEVFRYQSEHNPVYKAYLKALGRPLNGIEKVEQIPFMPISFFKEHTIKSGQWEAEKVFESSRTTGAVPSRHLIRDLEFYHMVAEAIFERTYGSLQDFHILALLPGYLERDSSSLVYMVRHFMNCSNSPYSGFYLDDLDRLRHTLDSFETDPEKRGGRRVLLIGVTFALLDLAETYKKPLTDVIIMETGGMKGRRKEMVRHEVHTQLADAFDQPHIHSEYGMTELLSQAYAKEQGRFGTPPWMKLLIRDINDPFHIDNRLRSGGVNIVDLANIDSCAFIETQDVGRYHPQGGVEILGRMDNTDVRGCNLLLIR is encoded by the coding sequence ATGGGAATAGATAATATTCGCAATAACCTGCTCCGAATGCAGGAACGCAACTTTGAGTCAGTTGCTATGGAGGTATTCCGGTACCAGTCTGAGCATAATCCGGTATATAAAGCCTATCTGAAGGCACTAGGCAGGCCACTTAATGGGATAGAAAAGGTGGAACAAATTCCATTTATGCCTATTTCCTTCTTTAAGGAACACACTATTAAAAGCGGCCAATGGGAGGCTGAGAAGGTTTTTGAGAGCAGCAGGACCACTGGGGCTGTGCCGAGCCGCCACCTGATCAGGGACCTGGAGTTTTATCATATGGTGGCTGAGGCCATTTTTGAGCGTACGTACGGTTCTCTCCAGGACTTTCATATTCTTGCTCTGCTTCCCGGCTACCTTGAGCGTGACAGCAGTTCACTGGTCTACATGGTGCGGCATTTCATGAATTGCAGCAACTCCCCTTACTCAGGTTTTTACCTGGACGATCTGGACAGGCTCAGGCACACCCTGGATAGTTTTGAGACCGATCCTGAGAAGCGCGGTGGCCGCAGGGTACTGCTCATTGGGGTTACTTTTGCCTTGCTGGATCTGGCAGAAACATACAAAAAGCCCCTTACGGACGTTATCATTATGGAAACCGGGGGGATGAAGGGCAGACGTAAGGAAATGGTCAGGCATGAAGTGCATACCCAGTTGGCAGATGCTTTTGATCAACCGCATATTCATTCCGAGTATGGTATGACCGAATTGCTTTCTCAGGCATATGCCAAAGAACAGGGCCGGTTCGGAACGCCTCCGTGGATGAAACTGTTAATCAGGGACATTAATGATCCCTTTCATATTGACAATCGTCTGCGAAGCGGGGGGGTTAATATTGTTGACCTGGCGAATATTGATTCCTGTGCATTCATAGAGACGCAGGATGTAGGCCGATATCATCCGCAGGGAGGGGTCGAAATTTTAGGGAGAATGGATAACACGGACGTAAGAGGTTGTAATTTATTGCTTATCCGGTAA
- a CDS encoding sigma-54-dependent transcriptional regulator produces MAEILIIDDEKSIRSTLREILEYEKFKVDEAADGEEGLAKLKKKDYDVALCDIRMPKMDGLEVLDHALKLGKETQFIMISAHGTIETAVEATKKGAYDFLEKPPDLNRLLVTVRNAMDKSELVTETKRLKRRINRAYDIVGESESIADVKETIEKVAPTEARVLITGPNGTGKELVARWLHEKSQRAGAPMVEVNCAAIPSELIESELFGHEKGAFTSAVKQRIGKFEQANGGTLFLDEIGDMSLSAQAKVLRALQENKITRVGGDKEIKVDVRVVAATNKDLRAAISDNEFREDLYHRLSVILIQVPPLRDRKDDIPLLVERFLDDLANEYGTKKKEISDDAIKQLQEYDWTGNIRELRNVIERLMIMCGDEIQADDVKRYTDFA; encoded by the coding sequence ATGGCAGAAATCCTCATTATAGATGATGAGAAAAGTATCCGCTCTACACTGCGGGAAATTCTCGAATACGAAAAATTTAAGGTGGATGAGGCGGCCGATGGCGAAGAAGGTCTGGCCAAACTGAAAAAGAAGGACTACGACGTAGCTCTGTGCGACATACGTATGCCTAAAATGGACGGTCTGGAAGTTCTTGACCATGCCCTGAAGTTGGGTAAAGAGACGCAGTTCATCATGATATCCGCCCATGGTACCATCGAGACAGCCGTAGAGGCTACCAAAAAAGGAGCCTATGACTTCCTGGAGAAACCACCGGATCTGAACCGCTTGCTGGTAACCGTGCGAAATGCCATGGATAAATCGGAATTAGTTACAGAAACCAAGCGCCTGAAACGCCGGATCAACCGCGCCTATGACATCGTAGGCGAGTCAGAATCCATAGCTGACGTTAAAGAAACCATAGAAAAGGTAGCTCCCACCGAGGCCCGCGTCCTCATAACCGGCCCTAACGGAACCGGTAAAGAACTAGTAGCCAGGTGGCTTCATGAAAAAAGCCAGCGTGCAGGTGCTCCAATGGTAGAGGTGAACTGCGCTGCCATACCTTCAGAACTGATAGAAAGCGAGCTTTTTGGTCATGAAAAAGGTGCTTTTACCTCAGCAGTAAAGCAGCGTATTGGTAAGTTCGAGCAGGCTAATGGTGGTACGCTTTTCCTGGACGAAATCGGCGACATGAGCCTTTCTGCTCAGGCGAAGGTTCTTCGCGCCCTGCAGGAAAACAAGATAACCCGCGTGGGTGGAGATAAGGAAATAAAGGTAGATGTGCGGGTAGTTGCTGCTACCAACAAAGACCTGAGGGCCGCTATTTCGGACAATGAATTCCGTGAAGACCTCTATCACCGCCTTAGCGTGATTCTCATACAGGTTCCTCCCCTGCGTGATCGTAAGGACGACATACCCTTACTCGTAGAAAGGTTCCTTGATGACCTTGCCAACGAGTACGGCACCAAAAAGAAGGAAATTTCTGACGATGCAATTAAACAACTTCAGGAATATGACTGGACGGGGAATATTCGGGAACTGCGGAATGTCATTGAGCGCCTCATGATCATGTGCGGCGATGAGATACAGGCTGATGATGTAAAGCGGTATACTGATTTTGCCTGA
- a CDS encoding polysaccharide deacetylase family protein translates to MLKHSFLVLLFILTSKAAFSQKKVAITLDDLPVAGGNYSLEETKEINRKIVSHLEELNAPTTGFVNEKGLNRKGELDERIDILRMWAESDILELGNHTFSHPFFHSTGLEDYKAEVMKGEVLTRPLLEEYGKEMSYFRFPFNDTGADTVKKEAFEKYLTQMGYTIAPVTVQSSDYIYNALYVKAKEAGDKGKMKKIADGYLALTDTLFAFFEKVSEETVGRPIAHVFLAHVNQLHADILPQLITLIRDRGYEIVPLQEAMQDPVYQKKDPYVKHWGISWLHRWNTEDRMKYLGTEPEVQSEFYTEYETLTK, encoded by the coding sequence ATGTTAAAGCACTCTTTTCTTGTTTTGCTTTTTATTCTTACCTCTAAGGCCGCTTTCTCACAGAAAAAAGTAGCTATCACACTCGATGACCTTCCCGTGGCAGGGGGAAACTATTCATTGGAAGAAACAAAAGAAATTAACCGGAAAATTGTATCTCACCTGGAAGAGTTGAACGCCCCAACTACCGGATTTGTTAATGAAAAAGGCCTCAACAGGAAAGGTGAACTGGATGAACGTATAGACATACTGCGTATGTGGGCTGAAAGCGACATCCTTGAGTTGGGAAATCATACCTTCAGCCACCCGTTCTTTCACAGCACTGGCTTGGAAGACTACAAGGCAGAAGTCATGAAAGGAGAAGTACTCACCCGCCCCCTCCTGGAGGAATATGGCAAAGAAATGAGCTACTTCCGCTTTCCTTTTAATGATACAGGAGCTGACACCGTAAAAAAGGAAGCCTTTGAAAAGTACCTTACCCAAATGGGCTACACCATCGCTCCTGTAACCGTGCAGAGCTCAGACTACATCTACAATGCCCTGTACGTGAAAGCCAAAGAAGCCGGTGATAAGGGAAAAATGAAGAAGATAGCTGATGGATACCTAGCCCTGACCGATACACTTTTCGCATTTTTTGAAAAGGTCTCCGAAGAAACAGTAGGCAGGCCGATTGCCCACGTGTTCCTCGCCCATGTGAACCAATTGCATGCTGACATACTACCTCAACTCATCACCCTCATTCGAGATAGGGGCTACGAAATTGTCCCATTGCAAGAAGCCATGCAGGATCCTGTCTATCAGAAAAAAGACCCCTATGTGAAGCACTGGGGTATCTCCTGGCTTCATCGCTGGAACACAGAAGATCGCATGAAATACCTGGGAACAGAGCCTGAGGTACAATCCGAGTTTTATACCGAATATGAGACACTGACCAAGTAA
- the tnpA gene encoding IS200/IS605 family transposase — protein sequence MSKYRKLSHSFYYCVYHVVWTPKYRHRILRDIVADTLENKIKTICEWKEVKVEELNIQPDHVHLVCSIPPKLSVSDFMGILKGKTAIMMFKNFKSLRRKPYWGNHFWSRGYFVSTVGIDEEKIKRYVKYQEKEDKKEDGDIDIPLFDN from the coding sequence ATGAGCAAGTATCGTAAGCTATCGCATAGCTTTTACTATTGTGTCTATCATGTAGTATGGACCCCGAAGTACCGCCACCGTATACTTCGTGATATTGTTGCAGATACGTTGGAGAATAAGATAAAGACGATATGTGAATGGAAGGAGGTCAAGGTAGAAGAGTTGAACATTCAGCCAGATCACGTTCATTTGGTATGTAGTATACCTCCGAAACTTAGTGTATCAGACTTCATGGGTATTCTCAAGGGTAAGACAGCGATCATGATGTTTAAGAACTTCAAGAGTCTTCGCAGAAAACCCTATTGGGGCAATCATTTTTGGTCACGAGGCTATTTTGTAAGTACGGTAGGCATAGATGAAGAAAAGATAAAGCGGTATGTTAAGTATCAGGAGAAGGAAGATAAGAAAGAGGATGGGGATATAGATATCCCGCTATTCGATAACTGA
- a CDS encoding pinensin family lanthipeptide codes for MKKLSLQDLSVQSFITGEDLNAFKLKGGIHICAPVRMILVRPMVRFVTALIIAW; via the coding sequence ATGAAAAAGTTAAGCCTACAAGATCTCAGCGTGCAGAGTTTCATAACTGGCGAAGATCTAAATGCCTTTAAATTAAAAGGAGGGATTCACATATGTGCTCCGGTGCGGATGATCCTTGTACGGCCAATGGTACGTTTTGTAACTGCTCTGATTATTGCTTGGTGA
- the pbpC gene encoding penicillin-binding protein 1C, with protein MLKNRKKTFLIIFTLLTLLAVWWFSLPGRLFGVSYSTLIEAHDGTLLGATIADDGQWRFPPGDSLPTKFREAIVCFEDRRFYRHPGVDVLAIARAMQQNISERRIISGGSTITMQVVRLSQRENRTLWQKLKETWIATRLEVRYNKEEILKLYAAHAPFGGNVVGLEAAAWRYFGRSPHHLSWAEAASLAVLPNSPSLVFPGKNESIFKHKRDRLLHDLYQQGTFDSLTYSLAIKEPLPGTPRPLPSLAPHLLTRALQEGRKGTRVTTSLDPALQYHASSILNRYHQQYKRANIYNGAVVVLDVNSGKTLAYVGNTPVKGNEYGGHVDIITSPRSTGSLLKPILFGAMLDEGLLLPGTLVADIPTVIRGFTPQNFNKEYSGAVPADEAIARSLNIPAVRMLREYGVEKLHSRLQEAGLSTLRHGPDHYGLALILGGAEGTLWDMSGMYASMARSLNSYFTLPEPNRYRPADFRPPTYLLQEGREQNKVAQNGLFSAGSIWLTFQAMKEVERPESEAGWEYYSGSRPLAWKTGTSYGHRDAWAIGVNSRYVVGVWIGNADGEGRPGLTGGTMAAPVMFDVADLLPASNDFTQPQSDLFEASVCRNSGHRSSRYCETTDTILITRRGLNTLPCPYHKQIFTTENDRYQAFADCYTAGNVVPKNWFVLPAAQEWYYKRRHTEYRSLPPMAPGCISLVENSNMELIYPKMDASLIIPVELDGSKGATVFEVAHRMNQSTVYWHLDGEYAGKTEEIHQMSLSPGLGKHQLLLTDEKGDRLEVAFEVQ; from the coding sequence GTGCTTAAGAACCGTAAAAAAACCTTTCTGATCATCTTTACCCTGCTGACACTATTAGCAGTATGGTGGTTCAGCCTGCCAGGAAGGCTTTTCGGCGTGTCATATAGTACCCTGATCGAAGCACATGACGGCACCCTATTAGGCGCTACAATTGCAGATGATGGCCAATGGCGCTTTCCTCCCGGTGACTCTCTTCCCACCAAATTTCGCGAAGCCATCGTCTGTTTCGAAGACCGGCGCTTTTATCGACACCCTGGCGTTGACGTACTGGCTATCGCACGTGCCATGCAGCAGAATATCAGTGAAAGGCGAATTATAAGCGGAGGCTCCACTATAACCATGCAGGTAGTACGGCTAAGCCAGCGGGAGAATCGTACCCTATGGCAGAAACTGAAGGAAACCTGGATCGCTACCCGCCTTGAGGTCCGCTATAATAAAGAAGAGATACTGAAATTGTACGCCGCCCATGCCCCATTCGGGGGTAATGTAGTGGGGCTGGAAGCTGCTGCATGGCGCTACTTCGGGCGCAGTCCCCACCACCTCAGCTGGGCTGAGGCAGCTTCCCTTGCCGTACTCCCTAATAGTCCCTCCCTCGTCTTTCCAGGAAAGAACGAATCTATCTTTAAACATAAACGGGACAGGCTGCTTCATGACCTTTATCAGCAAGGCACATTCGATTCGCTAACCTACTCCTTAGCCATAAAAGAGCCCCTCCCAGGCACCCCCAGGCCACTCCCCTCTCTGGCCCCCCACCTACTCACAAGAGCTTTACAGGAAGGCCGGAAAGGCACGCGCGTCACTACCTCCCTCGATCCTGCCCTCCAATACCACGCCTCCTCCATACTAAACAGGTACCATCAGCAATACAAGCGGGCCAATATCTACAATGGTGCGGTAGTAGTACTCGATGTAAATTCCGGCAAAACCCTGGCATATGTGGGTAATACGCCTGTAAAAGGGAACGAATACGGCGGCCATGTAGACATTATTACCTCCCCGCGAAGTACAGGCAGCCTGCTCAAACCCATACTTTTCGGGGCTATGCTCGATGAAGGCCTCCTGCTCCCGGGAACCCTCGTTGCTGATATCCCCACCGTTATCAGAGGATTTACCCCACAAAATTTTAACAAAGAATACAGCGGAGCCGTACCCGCCGATGAGGCTATCGCCAGGTCACTAAACATACCCGCCGTACGTATGCTACGCGAATATGGAGTGGAAAAGCTGCATAGCCGCCTCCAGGAGGCAGGCCTCAGTACCCTCCGGCATGGGCCAGATCATTACGGGCTTGCCCTTATCCTCGGAGGAGCCGAAGGAACACTCTGGGATATGAGTGGCATGTATGCCAGCATGGCCCGCAGTCTAAATAGCTACTTTACCCTTCCCGAACCTAACCGTTACCGTCCTGCAGACTTTCGCCCTCCCACCTACCTGCTTCAGGAAGGCCGGGAGCAAAACAAGGTAGCTCAAAACGGGCTTTTTTCTGCCGGCTCCATCTGGCTTACCTTTCAGGCAATGAAAGAAGTGGAAAGACCAGAGTCAGAAGCAGGCTGGGAGTATTACAGTGGTTCCCGACCCCTGGCCTGGAAAACGGGCACCAGCTACGGTCACCGTGATGCATGGGCTATTGGCGTCAATAGCCGGTACGTAGTGGGTGTATGGATAGGAAATGCCGATGGCGAAGGCAGGCCAGGGCTCACCGGTGGCACCATGGCAGCTCCTGTCATGTTCGATGTGGCAGACCTGCTCCCTGCTTCTAATGACTTCACCCAGCCACAGAGCGACCTCTTTGAGGCTTCAGTCTGTCGGAATAGTGGCCACCGAAGTAGCCGTTACTGCGAAACCACAGACACCATACTGATTACCCGCAGGGGACTGAACACCCTCCCCTGCCCATACCACAAGCAGATATTTACTACAGAAAATGACCGTTATCAGGCCTTCGCCGATTGCTATACCGCAGGTAATGTAGTGCCAAAGAACTGGTTTGTTCTACCCGCCGCCCAGGAGTGGTATTACAAACGCCGCCATACCGAGTATCGCTCCCTCCCCCCTATGGCACCCGGCTGCATATCATTGGTAGAAAACAGTAACATGGAGCTCATCTACCCTAAAATGGATGCCAGCCTTATTATCCCCGTAGAATTGGATGGCAGTAAAGGCGCTACCGTATTTGAAGTGGCCCACCGCATGAACCAGAGCACCGTGTATTGGCATTTGGATGGAGAATATGCCGGCAAAACCGAAGAAATACACCAGATGAGCCTGTCACCCGGTTTAGGAAAGCATCAACTGCTACTTACAGACGAAAAAGGCGACCGGTTAGAGGTCGCCTTTGAGGTACAGTAA
- a CDS encoding flotillin family protein, whose product MENILIVITGSVVFLFILLMALARRYKRCPSDRILVVYGKVGGSTSAKCIHGGAAFIMPIIQDYEFLDLTPQSIEVNLTNALSKQNIRVDVPSRFTVGISTEPGIMNNAAERLLGLSQTDVHDLAKDIIFGQLRLVVATMDIEEINNNRDKFLDNVAKNVEAELKKIGLKLINVNVTDIKDESGYIEALGKEAAAKAVNDARKSVAEKERDGSIGEAQAKKDERIQVADANSIAVIGEAEADRNQRIQLADADAKSRIGEAEAKQRERVATSDANALAVKGENLAKIDIANSDSERREREAEALRKAVTAEKVATAKAKEDSYEAERLAEDARAAREKASRHADIIIPAEIDKSKKEIDAEAEAERIRRHARGEADAIYYKMEAEARGLLEIMSKQAEGFERIVKAAGDNSRDAVLLMIADKLPELVKTQVEAIKNIKIDKVTVWDSGNGGQNGASNTANFMSGMLKTLPPMEEMFKMAGLGLPDMLQGQKPEKEEHTVTPPLKGETVNGKKEDAGGQHPEPAN is encoded by the coding sequence ATGGAGAATATCTTAATAGTCATTACAGGATCAGTCGTCTTCCTGTTCATTCTGCTGATGGCCTTGGCAAGAAGGTATAAACGGTGTCCTTCCGACAGGATACTCGTCGTCTATGGTAAGGTAGGTGGAAGCACTTCTGCCAAGTGTATTCATGGTGGCGCTGCGTTTATCATGCCAATCATCCAAGACTATGAATTTCTTGACCTGACCCCCCAGTCTATAGAAGTTAACCTTACCAATGCGCTCAGTAAGCAGAATATCCGCGTAGACGTACCCTCGCGTTTTACAGTCGGTATCTCTACCGAGCCCGGTATCATGAACAATGCTGCCGAGCGCCTCCTTGGCCTTAGCCAAACCGATGTTCACGATCTTGCCAAAGATATAATATTCGGTCAGTTACGCCTGGTCGTGGCTACCATGGACATCGAGGAAATTAATAATAACCGCGATAAGTTCCTCGACAATGTGGCGAAAAACGTAGAGGCAGAACTCAAAAAAATCGGTCTGAAGCTCATAAACGTTAACGTGACAGACATCAAAGATGAGTCCGGTTACATTGAAGCCCTGGGTAAAGAAGCTGCCGCCAAAGCCGTAAACGACGCTCGTAAAAGCGTGGCAGAGAAGGAAAGAGACGGTAGCATTGGCGAGGCACAGGCGAAGAAAGACGAACGTATACAAGTGGCCGATGCCAACTCCATAGCCGTAATCGGTGAGGCAGAAGCAGACCGGAATCAGCGCATCCAACTAGCCGATGCTGATGCTAAATCACGCATAGGTGAAGCCGAAGCCAAACAACGTGAACGCGTCGCTACTTCCGACGCAAATGCCCTGGCTGTAAAAGGTGAAAACCTGGCCAAGATCGACATCGCAAACTCGGACTCTGAAAGAAGGGAAAGAGAAGCAGAAGCCCTCAGAAAAGCCGTAACTGCAGAAAAGGTAGCTACCGCTAAAGCAAAAGAAGACTCTTACGAAGCCGAAAGACTGGCTGAGGATGCTCGTGCAGCACGGGAGAAAGCCAGCCGCCATGCAGACATCATTATACCTGCTGAAATAGATAAGAGCAAAAAGGAAATCGACGCAGAGGCGGAAGCCGAAAGGATCAGACGCCATGCCCGTGGTGAGGCAGATGCTATTTACTATAAAATGGAAGCCGAAGCCCGTGGTCTCCTTGAGATCATGAGTAAGCAGGCAGAAGGTTTCGAAAGAATAGTGAAAGCAGCCGGTGACAACAGCCGTGATGCCGTACTCCTCATGATTGCAGACAAGCTGCCTGAGCTGGTTAAGACACAAGTTGAAGCCATCAAGAACATCAAGATCGACAAGGTTACTGTTTGGGACAGTGGCAATGGAGGACAGAATGGTGCCTCAAATACCGCCAACTTTATGTCCGGCATGTTAAAAACCCTTCCCCCCATGGAAGAAATGTTTAAAATGGCCGGTCTGGGACTTCCTGACATGTTGCAGGGACAAAAACCCGAAAAAGAAGAGCATACAGTAACCCCTCCCCTAAAAGGTGAAACTGTAAATGGCAAAAAAGAGGATGCTGGCGGACAGCACCCCGAACCTGCTAACTAA